A window from Bombus fervidus isolate BK054 chromosome 12, iyBomFerv1, whole genome shotgun sequence encodes these proteins:
- the L(1)g0196 gene encoding inositol hexakisphosphate and diphosphoinositol-pentakisphosphate kinase isoform X1: MSYTELEHGYQGLRSASRPIFYVGDLNTVQPNLVGPVASSIYRSSKRAELSDGCSNDDGCMGGSDLEGEGKQVLVGICAMAKKSQSKPMKEILTRLEEFEYIKIIVFPEEVILKESVEDWPIVDCLISFHSKGFPLDKAINYANLRNPFIINNLPMQYDIQDRRRVYAILESEGIEIPRYAVLDRDSSDPKHHELVESEDHVEVNGVTFNKPFVEKPVSAEDHNIYIYYPTSAGGGSQRLFRKIGSRSSVYSPESRVRKTGSYIYEDFMPTDGTDVKVYTVGPDYAHAEARKSPALDGKVERDSEGKEIRYPVILSNAEKLISRKVCLAFKQTVCGFDLLRANGQSFVCDVNGFSFVKNSNKYYDDCAKILGNMILRELAPTLHIPWSVPFQLDDPPIVPTTFGKMMELRCVVAVIRHGDRTPKQKMKVEVRHPKFFEIFAKYDGYKHGHIKLKRPKQLQEILDTARSLLAEIQHRAAGPELEEKQGKLEQLKSVLEMYGHFSGINRKVQMKYQPRGRPRGSSSDDDRLGEPSLVLILKWGGELTPAGRIQAEELGRIFRCMYPGGQGRHLSEEDSEMLPNHGDYAGAQGLGLLRLHSTFRHDLKIYASDEGRVQMTAAAFAKGLLALEGELTPILVQMVKSANTNGLLDNDCDSSKYQNMVKTRLHELLQQDREFTCEDREQINPGNALSINAAMDFVKNPVRCCQHVHTLIQKLMDIVRIKKDDPKTKDAILYHGETWELMGRRWGKIEKDFCTKNKRFDISKIPDIYDCIKYDLQHNNHTLQFEHAEELYIYSKYLADIVIPQEYGLTVQEKLTIGQGICTPLLKKIRADLQRNIEETGEETVNRLNPRYSHGVSSPGRHVRTRLYFTSESHVHSLLTVLRYGGLLDVMKDEQWRRAMEYVSMVSELNYMSQIVVMLYEDPTKDPSSEERFHVELHFSPGVNCCVQKNLPPGPGFRPHSRNESSHNVGESGGSAQDTISQCSTRIEEEDVELGILEDDFMNPPLQSETPPRTMETDTVDAMMDSPTTSRGVDMMDLHPNMMDEPFDSGFLQSSAPIPISARTVAGHEAARLGSQLAASQRQRRDAERGTIVEPRARSYDHQRQDKPEKAADKLQYQSLDAVNKEEKHVTEQRYLERSGQVLLNVPTEKFSLPHSFSSPEFPVPSIKTSTLRSTPLVTLHTSPLISPNSRSCDVTDIVLPIPTIRSSFFNIDLEQSYVFDLPTQSKKYGRSHSETILPGIERSGELIDSSKPPPSNPWLKRSLFSLSLHERTPKTVTSTGRIKLDKRSRSLSPYVPKCLCYNCNVSELILRSRDLPPVERFNFDIYFARSLSHKFFNCSCYSSLQDVPSRFPRSVSFNDSYGCHRGITGLDHPDLPFVYLKNRLLVFPERQSVAPYLESKVDHCVIHKHQSRGHDRSEWMLFKEKEKWRFDKNIMRRKLNSDSVIGNTRVPFRKLSCPNVRPGDFSCVDSVCSDENGEVADCSKMYRCWSCPNVNFQWHDSLVHIPDHSSMLYHMSPAHDNDVHDDHEIPRKYYYRSKSPREPFSRLQPQRSFSSPDTRPSIIQPDPTCTARRHRHSISGQMSYFKLLGYNVNKKLTGSANSLFSTAVISGSSSAPNLKDMVPPHASAVAAIEGFGGVPPIRPLETLHNALSLRQLDSFLEMMTSAPLFRTPASSPPKYPSPGGSTHESVNQNINIGGVSREYHSSDLEAVRYRKKLSKPSLGADIDSLLRYITPTPIQYKPSNDGESCDIRNQLSPTSPNSTGWSSEPQSFLSSEPSSPAPTSTGECSMSISLISNDGAQSFNVGPKFPTTPCLDVDFNEFCINIDQEHREGRGSVSYTDYYSNEDGQIRNCSFGAGFNSNLQKIMRTDDLPVDNMDDDEDHTITLKQTEEQKKQDVKQIFEQKENPSTKSSSGYKKIGRFLVESMEISDEDVRIKEADNIDKTKSPASIKTESFNIEKIQKSKDGIDVMQEQQKKKNFSRSQSVSMPKTPTQKQESNYSYKCTSKISSLSNMSDKDLENWKQSMMESKDPCSVEMKAEEPILTVASSMTGNSSVTIGFNVQDEKKEEPDL; this comes from the exons ATGTCTTACACTGAATTGGAACATGGTTATCAG GGTCTACGGAGTGCCAGCCGACCAATTTTCTATGTAGGGGATTTAAATACTGTACAACCAAACCTTGTGGGTCCTGTAGCTTCTTCTATATATCGTTCATCAAAAAGA GCCGAACTGTCGGACGGGTGCAGCAATGATGATGGATGCATGGGTGGAAGCGATTTGGAAGGAGAAGGGAAGCAAGTTTTGGTTGGAATCTGTGCGATGGCAAAAAAATCGCAAAGTAAACCAATGAAGGAAATTTTAACAAGATTGGAAGAATTTGAgtacattaaaataatagtatttcCTGAAGAAGTTATTTTAAAG gaGTCTGTAGAAGATTGGCCAATTGTTGATTGTTTAATAAGCTTCCATAGTAAAGGCTTTCCCCTTGATAAAGCTATAAATTATGCTAATCTTAGAAATCCTTTTATCATCAATAATTTACCCATGCAATATGATATTCAG GATCGTAGAAGAGTCTATGCTATCTTAGAGAGTGAAGGTATTGAAATCCCGAGATATGCTGTCCTGGATAGAGATTCGTCTGATCCAAAAC ATCATGAACTAGTAGAATCAGAAGATCATGTCGAAGTTAATGGTGTTACATTCAACAAACCGTTTGTGGAAAAACCAGTGTCTGCAGAGGatcataatatttacatttattatccTACATCTGCAGGCGGAGGCAGTCAAAGATTATTTAGGAAG ATTGGAAGTCGTAGTAGTGTATATTCACCAGAATCTCGAGTTCGTAAAACAGGTTCTTACATATACGAAGATTTTATGCCAACCGACGGTACAGACGTTAAGGTTTATACCGTGGGTCCAGATTATGCTCACGCAGAGGCAAGAAAAAGCCCTGCATTGGATGGTAAAGTCGAAAGAGATTCAGAAGGGAAAGAAATTCGCTATCCGGTTATACTAAGTAATGCTGAAAAGCTAATTAGTAGAAAAGTGTGCTTAGCTTTTAAACAAACAGTTTGTGGTTTTGATTTACTTAg ggCAAACGGGCAGTCATTTGTGTGCGACGTAAATGGATTTAGTTTTGTAAagaattctaataaatattatgatgACTGCGCAAAGATTTTGGGAAATATGATTTTAAGAGAATTGGCACCTACTTTACATATACCATGGAGCGTTCCTTTTCAATTGGACGATCCGCCTATTGTGCCTACTACATttggaaaaat gATGGAATTACGATGTGTAGTTGCTGTTATAAGGCATGGAGATCGAACGCCAAAACAGAAAATGAAAGTAGAAGTTCGTCACCCGAA ATTTTTCGAGATATTCGCAAAATACGACGGCTACAAACATggtcatattaaattaaagagGCCTAAGCAATTGCAAGAAATATTGGATACCGCACGTAGTTTATTAGCTGAAATACAACATCGTGCTGCTGGACCTGAATTGGAAGAAAAACAAGGAAAATTAGAACAATTGAAAAGCGTCTTAGAAAT GTACGGTCATTTCTCAGGGATAAATCGCAAGgtacaaatgaaatatcaaCCAAGAGGCCGACCAAGAGGAAGTTCATCAGATGATG atcgACTTGGAGAACCTTCCCTTgtattgatattaaaatggGGTGGAGAACTAACACCAGCCGGCCGTATTCAGGCAGAGGAGTTAGGAAGAATATTTCGCTGCATGTATCCTGGTGGTCAAGGTAGACACCTTAGTG aGGAAGACTCAGAGATGTTACCAAACCACG gtgACTATGCTGGTGCACAAGGTTTAGGATTACTTAGACTTCATTCAACATTTCGACATGACTTGAAGATCTATGCAAGTGATGAAGGAAGAGTTCAAATGACAGCAGCAGCCTTTGCAAAAGGTTTACTAGCATTAGAGGGTGAACTAACGCCAATATTAGTGCAGATGGTGAAGAGTGCTAATACTAATGGTCTATTGGACAACGATTGCGATAGCAGTAAATAccaaaatat ggTAAAAACACGACTTCATGAATTATTACAACAAGACCGAGAATTTACATGTGAAGACAGGGAACAGATAAATCCTGGTAACGCACTGAGTATTAACGCAGCCAtggattttgttaaaaatccTGTTCGTTGCTGCCAGCATGTTCATACTTTGATTCAAAAATTAATGGACATTGTTCGTATTAAGAAAGATGATCCTAAAACCAAAG atGCAATTCTTTATCATGGTGAAACGTGGGAATTAATGGGCCGTCGATGGGGAAAGATTGAGAAGGATTTTTGTACCAAAAATAAGAGGTTCGACATATCGAAAATCCCGGATATTTATGATTGTATAAAGTATGATTTACAACATAACAACCATACGTTGCAATTCGAACACGCGGAGGAATTGTACATTTATTCTAAGTATCTGGCAGATATAGTGATACCACAG GAATATGGATTAACAGTGCAAGAGAAGCTCACCATAGGCCAAGGTATTTGCACTCCtcttttaaaaaagataagaGCAGATTTGCAgagaaatatcgaagaaactGGAGAAGAAACAGTTAATAGACTCAATCCGAG atACTCGCATGGTGTTTCTAGTCCCGGTCGGCATGTACGCACAAGACTTTACTTTACAAGTGAAAGCCACGTACATTCTTTGTTAACTGTTTTACGTTATGGTGGTTTACTTGAT GTAATGAAAGATGAACAATGGCGTCGAGCTATGGAGTACGTTAGTATGGTTTCGGAATTAAATTACATGTCTCAAATTGTAGTTATGTTGTACGAAGATCCAACTAAAGATCCTAGCAGTGAAGAACGTTTTCATGTTGAATTGCATTTCAGTCCTGGTGTAAATTGTTGTGTGCAAAAGAATTTACCACCAGGACCAGGTTTTAGACCCCATTCACGTAATGAGAGTAGCCATAATGTA gGTGAAAGTGGTGGTTCTGCTCAAGATACCATTTCACAATGTAGCACTCGAATAGAGGAAGAAGATGTAGAATTGGGAATTTTGGAAGACGATTTTATGAATCCACCATTGCAATCT GAAACACCTCCACGAACAATGGAAACAGATACTGTAGATGCAATGATGGATAGTCCAACAACCAGTAGAGGAGTTGATATGATGGACTTACATCCTAACATGATGGATGAACCATTTGATAGTGGCTTTTTGCAGAGTTCTGCGCCCATTCCAATAAG TGCTAGAACCGTAGCTGGTCATGAAGCAGCAAGACTTGGTAGTCAATTAGCTGCAAGTCAACGTCAGCGACGTGACGCAGAAAGAGGCACAATTGTTGAACCACGTGCTCGCAGTTATGATCATCAAAGACAGGACAAGCCCGAGAAAG CTGCGGACAAGCTGCAGTATCAGAGCTTGGACGCGGTCAACAAAGAAG AAAAGCATGTAACAGAGCAACGCTACTTAGAGAGATCTGGCCAGGTTTTGTTGAACGTGCCAACGGAAAAATTCAGCCTGCCACACTCCTTTAGTTCACCGGAGTTTCCAGTTCCTTCGATAAAAACCTCCACTTTGAGATCGACACCCTTGGTGACTTTGCACACATCTCCTCTAATCTCACCGAACAGCCGGAGCTGTGATGTGACGGATATCGTATTACCAATCCCCACGAttcgttcttcgtttttcAATATCGATCTCGAACAGTCTTACGTTTTCGATCTACCTACTCAAAGTAAGAAATACGGACGTTCTCATTCAGAGACGATTCTTCCTGGAATTGAGCGTAGCGGTGAGTTGATCGATTCCTCGAAACCGCCACCAAGCAATCCGTGGTTAAAGCGATCCCTTTTCTCGTTATCCTTGCACGAAAGAACCCCAAAAACAGTGACATCCACGGGACGGATCAAACTAGACAAACGTTCTCGTTCATTGTCACCTTACGTACCTAAATGTCTTTGTTATAATTGTAATGTCTCGGAACTGATTTTGAGAAGCAGAGATCTACCGCCTGTCGAGCGTTTCAATTTTGATATCTACTTTGCACGCTCACTCTCACATAAGTTTTTCAATTGTTCCTGTTACTCGAGCCTCCAGGATGTACCCAGTCGTTTCCCTCGTAGTGTTTCTTTCAATGATAGCTATGGGTGTCACAGAGGAATCACCGGACTAGATCATCCTGATTTACCCTTTGTATATCTAAAGAATAGGCTTCTTGTGTTTCCTGAGAGACAGAGTGTTGCTCCTTATTTAGAGTCAAAGGTCGATCATTGTGTCATACATAAACATCAGTCAAGGGGTCACGATCGCAGTGAATGGATGCTGtttaaggaaaaagaaaagtggaGGTTTGATAAGAATATAATGAGACGAAAATTGAATAGTGATAGTGTAATTGGGAATACACGTGTACCGTTCAGGAAGTTATCCTGTCCCAATGTGAGACCTGGTGACTTTTCTTGTGTTGATTCCGTTTGTTCAGACGAAAATGGTGAAGTTGCTGATTGTTCAAAAATGTACAGATGCTGGTCTTGTCCCAATGTGAATTTCCAGTGGCACGATAGCCTGGTACATATACCAGATCATAGTAGTATGCTTTATCATATGTCCCCTGCGCACGATAATGATGTTCACGACGATCACGAGATTCCTCGCAAGTATTACTATCGCTCCAAGAGTCCACGTGAACCGTTCTCCCGACTCCAGCCTCAACGATCCTTCTCATCTCCAGACACACGACCTTCGATCATTCAACCTGACCCTACCTGCACAGCAAGGCGCCACCGTCACAGTATCTCCGGACAGATGAGTTATTTCAAGCTGTTGGGCTACAACGTCAACAAGAAGTTGACTGGATCAGCAAACAGTTTGTTCAGCACAGCTGTTATCAGTGGATCCTCCAGTGCGCCAAATCTCAAGGATATGGTACCACCTCATGCCTCTGCTGTTGCTG CAATAGAAGGTTTTGGTGGTGTACCGCCAATAAGACCTTTGGAAACTCTTCACAATGCATTGTCGTTACGTCAATTGGATTCCTTTTTGGAAATGATGACCAGTGCGCCTCTATTTCGAACACCCGCTTCTTCGCCTCCAAAGTATCCTTCACCTGGTGGATCAACCCACGAATCAGTTAAccaaaatatcaatattggAGGAGTCAGTCGCGAGTACCACTCTTCCGACCTGGAAGCTGTCAGGTACCGTAAGAAATTAAGTAAACCATCCTT AGGTGCAGACATTGATTCTCTTCTTAGGTACATCACGCCAACGCCCATACAGTATAAACCTTCGAACGATGGAGAATCTTGTGATATAAGAAATCAATTGTCACCAACCAGCCCTAATA GTACTGGCTGGAGCAGTGAACCACAGTCATTTCTCTCTTCTGAACCCTCATCTCCTGCACCGACTTCAACAGGAGAATGTAGTATGTCTATAAGCTTAATCAGCAATGACgg aGCTCAATCGTTTAATGTGGGTCCTAAATTTCCTACAACTCCCTGCTTGGATGTGgattttaacgaattttgtataaatatcgatCAAGAACATAGAGAGGGTCGTGGTAGTGTATCATATACAGATTATTATAGCAATGAAGATGGTCAAATACGAAACTGTAGTTTTGGAGCAGGCTTCAATTCTAATTTACAAAAGATCATGCGTACTGATGATCTTCCGGTTGATAATATGGATGATGATGAGGACCATACTATAACTTTAAAACAAACTGAAGAGCAGAAAAAGCAAgatgtgaaacaaatatttgaacagaAGGAAAATCCAAGCACAAAATCTAGTAGTGGCTATAAAAAAATTGGAAG ATTCCTTGTTGAAAGCATGGAAATATCAGATGAAGACGTCAGGATTAAAGAAGCAGATAATATAGACAAGACAAAATCACCTGCTTCTATAAAAACTGAATcttttaatatagaaaaaatacaaaaaagcaAAGATGGTATTGATGTTATGCAAGAGcaacagaagaagaagaatttttctcGATCTCAGAGTGTTTCTATGCCAAAAACTCCTACACAGAAGCAAGAATCAAATTACAGCTACAAATGTACTTCAAAGATAAGCTCTCTTTCAAATATGTCAGATAAAGATTTAGAGAATTGGAAGCAGAGTATGATGGAATCAAAAGATCCTTGCTCTGTAGAAATGAAGGCAGAGGAGCCAATTCTGACTGTAGCAAGCAGCATGACAGGTAACTCTAGCGTGACAATAGGTTTTAATGTTCaagatgaaaaaaaagaagaacctGACCTTTAA